A window of the Streptomyces luomodiensis genome harbors these coding sequences:
- a CDS encoding NAD-dependent succinate-semialdehyde dehydrogenase: protein MIISSNPATGAELARYQPQSDQEVDAVLDAAAHAQAAWRRRAITDRTPLLREMARVLREGRDGYAALITAEMGKPITEARAEIEKCAVTCEYYAEHAPAQLADRPVAAGATESAVVYDPLGVVLAVMPWNYPFWQFFRFAAPALAAGNGALLKHAGNVPQCALAVEEVVREAGAPEGLCRTLLIEVDQVAGLIADPRVAAVTLTGSTEVGAIVAAQAAAVLKKQVLELGGSDPFVVLADADIARAAATAVGARYLNAGQSCVNAKRFLVEERVADEFVAAFTAAAAALKVGDPADPDTAIGPMARANLRDTLHDQVTRTLAAGAVLALGGEIPDGPGCYYPPTVLDHVRPGMAAFDEETFGPVAAITRVADADEAIALANRTEYGLGAALWTGDLDRARRLARVLDAGAVFVNGMVASDPRLPFGGIKKSGYGRELGAEGIREFVNTKTVCINHPDPAA, encoded by the coding sequence ATGATCATTTCCAGCAACCCCGCCACCGGCGCCGAACTCGCCCGCTACCAGCCGCAGTCGGACCAGGAGGTGGACGCTGTCCTCGACGCGGCGGCCCACGCCCAGGCCGCGTGGCGCCGACGCGCCATCACCGACCGCACCCCCCTGCTGCGCGAGATGGCCCGTGTGCTGCGCGAGGGACGGGACGGCTACGCGGCGCTGATCACCGCCGAGATGGGCAAGCCGATCACCGAGGCCCGCGCGGAGATCGAGAAGTGCGCGGTGACCTGCGAGTACTACGCCGAGCACGCCCCGGCCCAGCTCGCGGACCGGCCGGTCGCCGCCGGCGCCACCGAGAGCGCCGTCGTCTACGACCCGCTGGGCGTCGTCCTCGCGGTGATGCCCTGGAACTACCCGTTCTGGCAGTTCTTCCGGTTCGCCGCCCCCGCGCTGGCGGCGGGCAACGGCGCCCTGCTCAAGCACGCGGGCAACGTGCCGCAGTGCGCGCTCGCCGTCGAGGAGGTCGTCCGCGAGGCCGGTGCCCCCGAGGGCCTGTGCCGGACCCTGCTGATCGAGGTCGACCAGGTGGCGGGTCTGATCGCCGATCCGCGCGTCGCCGCGGTCACCCTCACCGGCTCCACCGAGGTGGGCGCGATCGTCGCCGCCCAGGCCGCGGCCGTCCTGAAGAAGCAGGTGCTCGAACTCGGCGGCTCCGACCCGTTCGTCGTCCTGGCCGACGCCGATATCGCGCGGGCCGCCGCCACCGCCGTCGGGGCCCGGTACCTCAACGCCGGTCAGTCCTGCGTCAACGCCAAGCGGTTCCTCGTCGAGGAGCGGGTGGCCGATGAGTTCGTGGCCGCGTTCACCGCCGCGGCGGCGGCCCTGAAGGTCGGCGACCCGGCCGACCCGGACACCGCGATCGGCCCCATGGCCCGTGCCAACCTCCGCGACACCCTGCACGACCAGGTCACCCGCACCCTCGCCGCGGGCGCCGTGCTCGCCCTCGGGGGCGAGATCCCCGACGGTCCGGGCTGCTACTACCCGCCCACCGTCCTGGACCACGTCCGGCCCGGCATGGCCGCCTTCGACGAGGAGACCTTCGGCCCCGTCGCCGCCATCACCCGCGTCGCCGACGCCGACGAGGCGATCGCCCTGGCCAACCGGACCGAGTACGGCCTCGGCGCCGCCCTGTGGACGGGCGACCTCGACCGCGCCCGCCGGCTCGCCCGTGTCCTGGACGCCGGAGCGGTCTTCGTCAACGGCATGGTCGCCTCCGATCCGCGCCTGCCCTTCGGCGGCATCAAGAAGTCCGGCTACGGCCGTGAACTGGGCGCCGAGGGCATCCGCGAGTTCGTCAACACCAAGACCGTGTGCATCAACCACCCGGACCCGGCCGCCTGA
- a CDS encoding cupin domain-containing protein — MSSTPVPDRPCCGGFAPAVLRPAELTAFSRGGGARTIPLVTRAVGAEVFLTGQTLFEGGAGIPLHTHNCPESVTILEGDAIVEIDGTEHHVTRFDTTYVAAGTPHRFRNASDTAPMRILWIYASVDATRTLVETGVTARVDAEHTKPTGTTS; from the coding sequence ATGAGCTCCACCCCCGTCCCCGACCGGCCCTGCTGCGGCGGCTTCGCCCCCGCCGTGCTGCGCCCCGCGGAGCTGACCGCCTTCAGCCGCGGTGGCGGCGCCCGTACCATTCCGCTGGTCACCCGGGCGGTCGGCGCCGAGGTCTTTCTGACCGGCCAGACCCTCTTCGAGGGCGGCGCGGGCATTCCCCTGCACACCCACAACTGCCCCGAGAGCGTCACCATCCTCGAAGGCGACGCCATCGTGGAGATCGACGGCACCGAGCACCACGTGACCCGCTTCGACACCACCTACGTGGCCGCCGGCACCCCGCACCGCTTCCGCAACGCCTCGGACACCGCGCCGATGCGGATCCTGTGGATCTACGCCTCGGTGGACGCCACCCGCACCCTCGTGGAGACCGGCGTCACCGCCCGGGTCGACGCCGAGCACACCAAGCCCACCGGCACGACGAGCTGA
- a CDS encoding antibiotic biosynthesis monooxygenase family protein, whose protein sequence is MITEIAQIEVRPGSEEEFEKAVTEALPLFLAADGCDGVDLHRGVEQPSRYRLMVRWETVEHHTVTFRESEGFARWRALAGPYFAAPPQVEHVYSVLAP, encoded by the coding sequence ATGATCACGGAGATCGCCCAGATCGAGGTCCGGCCCGGGAGCGAGGAGGAGTTCGAGAAGGCCGTGACGGAGGCCCTCCCACTCTTCCTCGCGGCGGACGGCTGCGACGGAGTCGATCTGCACCGCGGCGTCGAGCAGCCGTCCCGCTACCGGCTCATGGTGCGGTGGGAGACCGTCGAACACCACACCGTGACCTTCCGCGAGTCCGAGGGCTTCGCCCGGTGGCGGGCCCTCGCCGGCCCGTACTTCGCCGCTCCGCCGCAGGTCGAACACGTATACTCCGTCCTTGCCCCATGA
- a CDS encoding GntR family transcriptional regulator, translated as MNPPPARKRTPGADGADGADGVHGAGGGAGQGATPLTRQTAARIVEHIATGGLPEGTRLVERNLADLLKVSRSPVRQALRLLADEGVVAPAARGGFTVALTGEALTRTATVPPAEDDIEASYLRIAADRLDGRLPDRVTENALARRYDLPPGQLAHILRRIAVEGWIDRLPGYGWEFQPMLTSMDAYQDSYRFRLTIEPAAVLEPGFVLDRDALETVRAQQQRLVDGDIWTIGNAQLYDLNSRFHEVVMGCSHNSFFIDGLRRVDRLRRLIEYRRSLKRDRAVVRCAEHVRIADLLLVEQRAEASEALREHLTTVSKEKTDTDAPGDIA; from the coding sequence ATGAACCCGCCACCAGCGCGGAAGCGGACACCCGGCGCGGACGGCGCGGACGGTGCGGACGGCGTGCACGGTGCGGGCGGCGGCGCGGGCCAGGGGGCGACACCGCTGACCCGGCAGACGGCCGCCCGCATCGTGGAACACATCGCCACCGGCGGTCTGCCGGAGGGCACCCGGCTGGTCGAGCGCAACCTCGCCGACCTGCTGAAGGTCTCCCGCTCGCCCGTCCGCCAGGCCCTGCGGCTGCTGGCGGACGAGGGCGTGGTCGCGCCGGCCGCGCGCGGCGGCTTCACCGTGGCACTGACCGGCGAGGCCCTGACCCGGACGGCCACGGTCCCGCCCGCCGAGGACGACATCGAGGCGAGCTATCTGCGCATCGCCGCGGACCGCCTCGACGGCCGGCTGCCCGACCGCGTCACCGAGAACGCCCTCGCCCGCCGCTACGACCTCCCGCCGGGCCAACTCGCCCACATCCTGCGCCGCATCGCCGTCGAGGGCTGGATCGACCGGCTGCCCGGCTACGGCTGGGAGTTCCAGCCCATGCTCACCTCGATGGACGCCTACCAGGACAGCTACCGCTTCCGCCTGACCATCGAACCCGCCGCCGTCCTCGAACCCGGCTTCGTCCTCGACCGCGACGCGCTGGAAACCGTCCGCGCCCAGCAGCAACGCCTCGTCGACGGCGACATCTGGACCATCGGCAACGCGCAGCTGTACGACCTCAACAGCCGCTTCCACGAGGTCGTCATGGGCTGCAGCCACAACTCCTTCTTCATCGACGGCCTCCGCCGCGTCGACCGCCTGCGCCGGCTGATCGAATACCGCCGCTCCCTCAAACGTGACCGCGCCGTCGTCCGCTGCGCCGAGCATGTGCGGATCGCCGACCTCCTGCTGGTGGAACAGCGCGCCGAGGCGTCGGAGGCGCTCAGGGAGCACCTGACCACCGTCAGCAAGGAGAAGACGGACACGGACGCGCCAGGGGACATCGCCTGA
- a CDS encoding LLM class flavin-dependent oxidoreductase, with product MSLTFHWFLPTNGDSRHVVGGGHGTPVTSAGGDRPPSVGYLAQIARAAEHLGFVGALTPTGAWCEDAWLTTAMVSQHTERLKFLVAFRPGFLSPTFAAQMASTYQRQSGGRLLLNVVTGGESQEQRAYGDFLDKDARYARTGEFLSIVRDLWDGKTVDLAGEHLHVEGAKLNRLPDPVPEIYFGGSSSAAGQVAARHADVYLTWGEPPAQVAQKIAWIRSLAAEQGRTVRFGIRLHVITRDTAEQAWAEARRLLDGFGPETVRSIQTGLGRSESEGQRRMLALHGGSLDNLEIHPNLWAGIGLVRGGAGTALVGSHAEVAERIAEYHGIGIDEFILSGYPHLEEAYWFGEGVLPLLRRQGLWSHPFHPAPARQPTAQVPFAGAGSS from the coding sequence ATGTCCCTCACCTTCCACTGGTTCCTGCCCACCAACGGTGACAGCCGCCACGTCGTCGGCGGCGGCCACGGCACGCCCGTCACATCGGCCGGCGGGGACCGCCCGCCGTCCGTCGGCTATCTCGCCCAGATCGCCCGCGCCGCCGAGCACCTCGGCTTCGTGGGCGCGCTCACCCCGACCGGCGCCTGGTGCGAGGACGCCTGGCTGACCACCGCGATGGTCAGTCAGCACACCGAGCGGCTGAAGTTCCTGGTCGCCTTCCGCCCCGGCTTCCTCTCGCCCACCTTCGCCGCCCAGATGGCCTCCACCTACCAGCGGCAGTCCGGCGGGCGGCTGCTGCTCAACGTGGTCACCGGCGGGGAGAGCCAGGAGCAGCGCGCCTACGGCGACTTCCTCGACAAGGACGCCCGCTACGCCCGCACCGGCGAGTTCCTGAGCATCGTCCGCGACCTGTGGGACGGCAAGACCGTCGACCTCGCCGGTGAACACCTCCACGTCGAGGGCGCCAAGCTGAACCGGCTCCCCGACCCGGTCCCGGAGATCTACTTCGGCGGCTCCTCCTCCGCCGCCGGCCAGGTCGCCGCCCGCCACGCCGACGTCTACCTCACCTGGGGCGAACCCCCCGCCCAGGTCGCGCAGAAGATCGCCTGGATCCGCTCGCTCGCCGCCGAGCAGGGCCGCACGGTCCGCTTCGGCATCCGGCTGCACGTCATCACCCGCGACACCGCCGAGCAGGCGTGGGCGGAGGCACGGCGGCTGCTGGACGGCTTCGGCCCGGAGACCGTCCGCTCCATCCAGACCGGCCTCGGCCGCAGCGAGTCCGAGGGCCAGCGGCGCATGCTCGCCCTGCACGGCGGCAGCCTGGACAACCTCGAGATCCACCCCAACCTCTGGGCCGGTATCGGCCTGGTCCGCGGCGGCGCGGGCACGGCGCTGGTGGGCAGCCACGCCGAGGTCGCCGAGCGGATCGCCGAATACCACGGCATCGGCATCGACGAATTCATCCTCTCCGGCTATCCGCACCTGGAGGAGGCGTACTGGTTCGGCGAAGGCGTCCTGCCCCTGCTGCGCCGCCAGGGCCTGTGGTCCCACCCCTTCCACCCCGCCCCGGCCCGACAGCCCACCGCGCAGGTGCCGTTCGCGGGGGCGGGCAGCTCCTGA
- a CDS encoding SfnB family sulfur acquisition oxidoreductase codes for MSPLPEPAHVIADDTEALKVAAALAEEFRTGAAERDARRRLPRAELDRLSASGLLGITVPAGHGGADVAAVTLAEVFRLLAAADASLAQIPQSHFVYINVLRRQGTRAQREFFFGEVLAGKRFGNAQSEAGTRHVQDIRTRLDPGAAGSYTLTGVKHYSTGALFADWIPVLARGENDDLQVAYVPRDAPGLTVVDDWDGMGQRTTASGTVRLAAVPVPADRVVPHHLTFRGPQLHGAVAQLLHAAIDAGIASGALAEAVTFVRTKSRPWFESGVDTAAEDPLLIQRFGELALQIRGAEALLAAAARAVDAARARLDDDTAAEASIAVAAAKVAAANAAVETGSSLFEVAGTRSALDTLGLHRHWRDARTHTLHDPARWKIQHIGRYVLSGTKPPRHGLL; via the coding sequence ATGTCGCCCCTGCCCGAGCCCGCCCATGTCATCGCCGATGACACCGAGGCGCTGAAGGTGGCCGCGGCGCTGGCCGAGGAGTTCCGTACGGGCGCCGCCGAGCGCGACGCGCGGCGCCGGCTGCCGCGTGCCGAACTGGACCGGCTGTCCGCGTCCGGACTGCTGGGGATCACCGTCCCGGCCGGGCACGGCGGCGCGGACGTCGCCGCGGTGACCCTCGCCGAGGTGTTCCGGCTGCTCGCCGCCGCCGACGCCAGCCTCGCCCAGATCCCGCAGAGCCACTTCGTGTACATCAACGTGCTGCGCCGACAGGGCACGCGGGCGCAGCGGGAGTTCTTCTTCGGCGAGGTGCTGGCGGGCAAGCGGTTCGGCAACGCCCAGTCGGAGGCGGGCACCCGGCACGTCCAGGACATCCGCACCCGGCTGGACCCCGGCGCCGCCGGCTCGTACACCCTGACCGGTGTCAAGCACTACTCCACCGGCGCGCTGTTCGCCGACTGGATCCCGGTGCTGGCCCGGGGCGAGAACGACGACCTCCAGGTGGCCTATGTGCCCAGGGACGCGCCCGGTCTGACCGTCGTGGACGACTGGGATGGCATGGGCCAGCGGACGACCGCGAGCGGCACCGTCCGGCTGGCGGCCGTGCCGGTGCCGGCCGACCGGGTCGTACCGCACCACCTCACCTTCCGCGGGCCCCAACTGCACGGCGCGGTCGCGCAGTTGCTGCACGCGGCGATCGACGCGGGGATCGCCTCGGGGGCGCTGGCGGAGGCGGTCACCTTCGTCCGCACCAAGAGCCGCCCCTGGTTCGAGAGCGGTGTGGACACCGCCGCCGAGGATCCGCTGCTCATCCAGCGCTTCGGCGAACTGGCCCTCCAGATCCGTGGCGCCGAGGCCCTGCTGGCGGCCGCCGCCCGAGCGGTGGACGCCGCACGGGCCCGCCTCGACGACGACACCGCCGCCGAGGCGTCGATCGCGGTGGCCGCGGCGAAGGTGGCGGCGGCGAACGCGGCCGTGGAGACGGGCAGTTCGCTGTTCGAGGTCGCCGGCACCCGCTCGGCCCTGGACACCCTGGGCCTGCACCGCCACTGGCGGGACGCCCGTACCCACACCCTGCACGACCCGGCCCGCTGGAAGATCCAGCACATCGGCCGCTATGTGCTGAGCGGAACGAAACCACCCCGGCACGGGCTGCTGTAG